Part of the Synechococcus sp. UW69 genome is shown below.
GAATCGAATTGCAGACAGCGTGTGTCATATGCACCAAGTTAAATGAGAGTCATTATCAAAAGATAGTCGCTGAATTGATATTTCTGACTATTTCCAGATTCCAAATCACCGCCAGCCAGCGTTGGCCATCACTTGTATTGCAGTTTTCTGTGTTGAACCAAGAGCACTTATTGATACATTGTCAGGCGTGAAACGACCAAATTTTTTCAATTCTTTTGATGTTCCAAACCCTTTTAAAGGATACTCATACGTTGGGCCTGCGATCAATCGAGTTCCTTGCGGAGATGAAAGGAACTCAATAAACGCAATCGCCTCTTTTTTGTTTTTAGCTGATTTTGCGACTCCAGCAGCACTGATATTCACATGCGCTGGATTTGGCATGATTAATTTTATGTTTGAAGTTAATTTCTGATCATTCTTTCCACTAGCTCCTGCTTGCATTCTCGCCAAGTAATAATGATTAACTAGAGCAACTCCACACTTTCCTTGCCCCACTGCGCGAATTAGTGAAACATCACCGGAGAAGTAAGGTTGGCTTACATTGCTGACCATCTGCTTGACCCATGCACTGGCTTTCGCTTGGCCTTTCAGAACAATTTGGTCGGCCACAAGCGACTGATTATATACGTTCTTCCGTTTACGTAGGCAAATTTTTCCTTTCAAGCCTGGATTTGATAAATCTGCGTAGGTCTTGATTGTATTTGGATTGACGATATTTGGATTGACAATAATTGCCCTGACGCGTCTTGTGAAACCAAACCATCGATTGGAAGGATCTCGAAAACGTGCCGGGACGTTTGATATCAGCTTTTGCGTCTTGACTGGTTGCAACAGGCCTGCTTGAGCAGCGTTGTTGACTCTTGCCGAGTCAACCAACAGAATGACATCTGCTTTTGAATTGGCTCCTTCTCTCTTAAGTCTTTCAACAAGTGAAATTCCTGTCGCTTCGATCAGTCTTACTTTGATTCCAGTTTGCTGGCTAAATTGTTTGAATGCTTTTCTATCAGTATTGTAGTGACGGCCTGAGTAAACTCTTACTTCTTTCGACTCTGCTGAAGGTATGGCGGCGAACGGGGCCACTAGTAGCAGGGTGGCAAGGAATTTGAGCATGTCTAGAATCACATACACCTCTATATTAGTTCGGTCACGTGAATTGTCAGCTTATATGAACGCAGCTTATGTAGCAAATGCTCTGTGCAACTCAATGTCGTTTTCTCTTTGATCGATGGAATTTATTACCCATCCATTGTTGCCTTTTGATGAAATACAAGATATTCAACAACGACTCCTGGCCCCTAACCTCCCTTGGCGCGATGGTCGTCTAACGGCGGGTGATCAGGCGTCGTTAGTCAAGAAGAATCATCAACTTGACCCAAATTCGGAGCTTACTCTTTCAATTACCAACCGAATATCAACAGCACTTACCAGCGATCCATTAATTAAGAGCTTTACGCTTGTTCGCAAGGTTCACAGCCTTCTGGTTTCTAGATCTGACTCTGGAGATGGTTATGGTTGGCATGTCGATAACCCTTTCTCTCGTTATGGCCGACGTGACCTGTCTTTTACAGTCTTTTTAAGTGATGAAGACTCCTACCAGGGAGGCTCCTTGTCAATTCAAA
Proteins encoded:
- a CDS encoding extracellular solute-binding protein, whose amino-acid sequence is MLKFLATLLLVAPFAAIPSAESKEVRVYSGRHYNTDRKAFKQFSQQTGIKVRLIEATGISLVERLKREGANSKADVILLVDSARVNNAAQAGLLQPVKTQKLISNVPARFRDPSNRWFGFTRRVRAIIVNPNIVNPNTIKTYADLSNPGLKGKICLRKRKNVYNQSLVADQIVLKGQAKASAWVKQMVSNVSQPYFSGDVSLIRAVGQGKCGVALVNHYYLARMQAGASGKNDQKLTSNIKLIMPNPAHVNISAAGVAKSAKNKKEAIAFIEFLSSPQGTRLIAGPTYEYPLKGFGTSKELKKFGRFTPDNVSISALGSTQKTAIQVMANAGWR
- a CDS encoding Fe2+-dependent dioxygenase yields the protein MEFITHPLLPFDEIQDIQQRLLAPNLPWRDGRLTAGDQASLVKKNHQLDPNSELTLSITNRISTALTSDPLIKSFTLVRKVHSLLVSRSDSGDGYGWHVDNPFSRYGRRDLSFTVFLSDEDSYQGGSLSIQSGGDKTTEFRLSPGQVVVYPSSLLHCVQPVIGGTRFVCVGWIESYVKSAEDRSLLFNLDAGARGLLARHGRSDELDLIFQSYTNAIRRLSS